A region of Planococcus sp. MSAK28401 DNA encodes the following proteins:
- a CDS encoding DUF2304 domain-containing protein yields the protein MVQGISILVAILFFAQVLFYTSKNKLQDQQALIWLILSFSGLLLALFLPVMNNVAQFLEIEYMPSLIFVLAFLIILTMLVFQTTTITKQQIQIKQIAQQLSYATKHIDELRNEGKKEDNKNVS from the coding sequence ATGGTTCAAGGAATCTCAATCTTAGTGGCAATTCTGTTCTTTGCACAAGTGCTATTTTATACATCAAAAAATAAACTCCAAGACCAACAAGCGCTGATCTGGCTCATCCTTTCGTTCAGCGGGCTTTTATTAGCCCTTTTCTTGCCTGTCATGAATAATGTCGCCCAGTTTTTAGAAATTGAATATATGCCGTCTCTTATTTTTGTACTTGCTTTCCTGATCATTCTCACCATGTTAGTGTTTCAAACTACTACTATAACTAAACAACAGATACAAATAAAACAGATTGCTCAACAGCTCTCATACGCTACAAAGCACATTGATGAGCTCAGAAATGAAGGAAAAAAAGAGGACAATAAAAATGTTAGTTAA
- a CDS encoding EamA family transporter has protein sequence MLVNYLLILLNTMILVSGQFLWKFGMTGKEDSFTSVGAIIKLMLSPYIVTGLTMYGFATVLWLFILTRVPLSVAYPIQSLAYVFAVFGAYFIFNEPLSMMKILGVLMIMIGVSFIGFSSAPNFD, from the coding sequence ATGTTAGTTAACTATTTACTTATTTTACTTAATACAATGATACTCGTTTCTGGACAATTTTTATGGAAATTTGGCATGACTGGCAAGGAAGATAGCTTTACTTCAGTCGGCGCAATCATCAAATTGATGCTGTCTCCATACATCGTAACAGGACTGACCATGTACGGATTTGCGACTGTGCTTTGGCTCTTCATCTTAACCCGCGTTCCATTGAGCGTGGCCTACCCTATTCAGAGTCTGGCTTATGTCTTTGCAGTATTTGGTGCTTACTTCATCTTCAATGAACCTTTATCTATGATGAAGATCTTAGGTGTGTTAATGATTATGATTGGCGTCTCATTTATCGGTTTTTCATCAGCGCCTAACTTTGACTAG